Proteins found in one Channa argus isolate prfri chromosome 7, Channa argus male v1.0, whole genome shotgun sequence genomic segment:
- the tubb5 gene encoding tubulin beta-5 chain isoform X1, protein MREIVHIQAGQCGNQIGAKFWEVISDEHGIDPTGTYHGDSDLQLDRISVYYNEATGGKYVPRAILVDLEPGTMDSVRSGPFGQIFRPDNFVFGQSGAGNNWAKGHYTEGAELVDSVLDVVRKESESCDCLQGFQLTHSLGGGTGSGMGTLLISKIREEYPDRIMNTFSVVPSPKVSDTVVEPYNATLSVHQLVENTDETYCIDNEALYDICFRTLKLTTPTYGDLNHLVSATMSGVTTCLRFPGQLNADLRKLAVNMVPFPRLHFFMPGFAPLTSRGSQQYRALTVPELTQQVFDAKNMMAACDPRHGRYLTVAAVFRGRMSMKEVDEQMLNVQNKNSSYFVEWIPNNVKTAVCDIPPRGLKMAVTFIGNSTAIQELFKRISEQFTAMFRRKAFLHWYTGEGMDEMEFTEAESNMNDLVSEYQQYQDATAEEEGEFEEEAEDDA, encoded by the exons ATGAGAGAAATCGTGCACATCCAAGCGGGCCAATGCGGTAACCAGATCGGTGCAAAG TTCTGGGAAGTGATCAGCGACGAGCACGGCATTGATCCCACAGGGACTTACCATGGAGACAGTGACCTGCAGCTGGACAGGATCAGCGTTTACTATAATGAGGCTACAG GAGGTAAATATGTGCCTCGAGCCATTCTGGTTGACTTGGAGCCTGGCACCATGGATTCTGTAAGGTCTGGACCATTTGGGCAGATCTTTAGACCCGACAATTTTGTATTTG GTCAAAGTGGTGCTGGAAACAATTGGGCCAAGGGTCACTACACAGAGGGAGCTGAGCTGGTGGACTCAGTCCTGGATGTAGTTCGCAAAGAGTCAGAGAGCTGTGACTGTCTGCAGGGCTTTCAGCTTACCCACTCTCTTGGTGGGGGAACAGGATCTGGTATGGGAACCCTGCTCATCAGCAAGATCCGTGAGGAGTACCCTGACCGTATCATGAACACCTTCAGTGTGGTGCCTTCCCCCAAG GTGTCAGACACAGTGGTTGAGCCTTACAATGCCACACTGTCCGTGCACCAGCTTGTGGAGAACACAGATGAAACCTACTGCATTGACAACGAGGCTCTGTATGACATCTGCTTCCGCACACTTAAACTGACCACACCCACCTATGGAGACCTTAACCACCTGGTGTCTGCCACCATGAGTGGCGTAACCACCTGCCTGCGTTTCCCTGGCCAGCTCAATGCTGATCTCCGGAAACTAGCTGTCAACATGGTGCCTTTCCCCCGTTTGCACTTCTTCATGCCTGGCTTCGCCCCCCTGACCAGCAGGGGCAGCCAGCAGTACCGTGCCCTTACAGTTCCTGAGCTCACCCAGCAGGTGTTTGATGCCAAGAACATGATGGCTGCATGTGACCCACGTCATGGCCGCTATCTAACCGTGGCCGCTGTGTTCCGTGGCCGCATGTCAATGAAGGAAGTTGACGAGCAGATGCTGAACGTGCAGAACAAGAACAGCAGTTACTTTGTCGAATGGATCCCCAACAATGTGAAGACTGCTGTCTGTGACATTCCACCCCGTGGCCTCAAGATGGCTGTCACTTTCATCGGCAACAGCACAGCCATTCAGGAGCTGTTCAAGCGCATCTCTGAGCAGTTTACAGCCATGTTCCGTCGTAAGGCCTTCTTGCATTGGTACACAGGTGAAGGTATGGATGAGATGGAGTTTACTGAAGCAGAGAGCAACATGAATGATCTGGTGTCTGAGTACCAGCAGTACCAGGATGCCACTGCTGAGGAAGAAGGGGAATTTGAAGAGGAGGCAGAAGACGATGCTTGA
- the tubb5 gene encoding tubulin beta-5 chain isoform X2, producing the protein MREIVHIQAGQCGNQIGAKFWEVISDEHGIDPTGTYHGDSDLQLDRISVYYNEATGKYVPRAILVDLEPGTMDSVRSGPFGQIFRPDNFVFGQSGAGNNWAKGHYTEGAELVDSVLDVVRKESESCDCLQGFQLTHSLGGGTGSGMGTLLISKIREEYPDRIMNTFSVVPSPKVSDTVVEPYNATLSVHQLVENTDETYCIDNEALYDICFRTLKLTTPTYGDLNHLVSATMSGVTTCLRFPGQLNADLRKLAVNMVPFPRLHFFMPGFAPLTSRGSQQYRALTVPELTQQVFDAKNMMAACDPRHGRYLTVAAVFRGRMSMKEVDEQMLNVQNKNSSYFVEWIPNNVKTAVCDIPPRGLKMAVTFIGNSTAIQELFKRISEQFTAMFRRKAFLHWYTGEGMDEMEFTEAESNMNDLVSEYQQYQDATAEEEGEFEEEAEDDA; encoded by the exons ATGAGAGAAATCGTGCACATCCAAGCGGGCCAATGCGGTAACCAGATCGGTGCAAAG TTCTGGGAAGTGATCAGCGACGAGCACGGCATTGATCCCACAGGGACTTACCATGGAGACAGTGACCTGCAGCTGGACAGGATCAGCGTTTACTATAATGAGGCTACAG GTAAATATGTGCCTCGAGCCATTCTGGTTGACTTGGAGCCTGGCACCATGGATTCTGTAAGGTCTGGACCATTTGGGCAGATCTTTAGACCCGACAATTTTGTATTTG GTCAAAGTGGTGCTGGAAACAATTGGGCCAAGGGTCACTACACAGAGGGAGCTGAGCTGGTGGACTCAGTCCTGGATGTAGTTCGCAAAGAGTCAGAGAGCTGTGACTGTCTGCAGGGCTTTCAGCTTACCCACTCTCTTGGTGGGGGAACAGGATCTGGTATGGGAACCCTGCTCATCAGCAAGATCCGTGAGGAGTACCCTGACCGTATCATGAACACCTTCAGTGTGGTGCCTTCCCCCAAG GTGTCAGACACAGTGGTTGAGCCTTACAATGCCACACTGTCCGTGCACCAGCTTGTGGAGAACACAGATGAAACCTACTGCATTGACAACGAGGCTCTGTATGACATCTGCTTCCGCACACTTAAACTGACCACACCCACCTATGGAGACCTTAACCACCTGGTGTCTGCCACCATGAGTGGCGTAACCACCTGCCTGCGTTTCCCTGGCCAGCTCAATGCTGATCTCCGGAAACTAGCTGTCAACATGGTGCCTTTCCCCCGTTTGCACTTCTTCATGCCTGGCTTCGCCCCCCTGACCAGCAGGGGCAGCCAGCAGTACCGTGCCCTTACAGTTCCTGAGCTCACCCAGCAGGTGTTTGATGCCAAGAACATGATGGCTGCATGTGACCCACGTCATGGCCGCTATCTAACCGTGGCCGCTGTGTTCCGTGGCCGCATGTCAATGAAGGAAGTTGACGAGCAGATGCTGAACGTGCAGAACAAGAACAGCAGTTACTTTGTCGAATGGATCCCCAACAATGTGAAGACTGCTGTCTGTGACATTCCACCCCGTGGCCTCAAGATGGCTGTCACTTTCATCGGCAACAGCACAGCCATTCAGGAGCTGTTCAAGCGCATCTCTGAGCAGTTTACAGCCATGTTCCGTCGTAAGGCCTTCTTGCATTGGTACACAGGTGAAGGTATGGATGAGATGGAGTTTACTGAAGCAGAGAGCAACATGAATGATCTGGTGTCTGAGTACCAGCAGTACCAGGATGCCACTGCTGAGGAAGAAGGGGAATTTGAAGAGGAGGCAGAAGACGATGCTTGA